A single window of Candidatus Methylacidiphilales bacterium DNA harbors:
- a CDS encoding DUF362 domain-containing protein, translating to MPALALPACLHAQAVRPLDAPPPAPLPAKSRIAILENPALVDRFQIDDARVAENFNRSFLSFTKRNSLKEAWGLFVSPSDTVGIHISTAGGSILSTHRSLLQAVVKGLMEAGVPPSKIIVWDKFEDQMIGAGYVPMQPDQDWKCLSVIPGEGFDPEKFYFNEVVGQLIWGDSEFRGKAKTVENLINSVDDSDKKDKKKDAGKAAPEPQQISNRSYFNNIVSRQVTKIINIPVMSDHQKFGLNGCIATLAMASVDNNRRFYSPSETSGLALAEIMNNDLLKKKTVLHIVDGLIAQFAGGPDFIPHYAASPGIIMIGKDPVALDTLCLERLEKWRAEKKVVPIGNDAVHLRLSAKYGLGTTSKDSMEIIRVQ from the coding sequence TTGCCGGCCCTTGCCTTGCCCGCCTGTCTCCACGCCCAGGCGGTCCGGCCCCTTGATGCGCCCCCGCCTGCGCCCTTGCCGGCCAAATCCCGCATCGCCATCCTTGAAAATCCCGCCCTGGTGGACCGTTTCCAGATCGACGACGCGCGCGTCGCGGAAAATTTTAACCGCTCCTTTCTCTCTTTTACCAAACGCAATTCCTTGAAAGAGGCCTGGGGGCTTTTTGTTTCCCCAAGCGATACCGTCGGCATCCATATCAGCACCGCGGGAGGTTCCATACTTTCCACCCACCGCAGCCTGCTGCAGGCGGTTGTCAAGGGACTCATGGAAGCCGGAGTCCCCCCTTCCAAAATCATTGTCTGGGATAAATTCGAGGACCAGATGATCGGCGCGGGCTATGTGCCCATGCAGCCCGACCAGGACTGGAAATGCCTTTCCGTCATTCCGGGCGAGGGCTTCGATCCCGAGAAATTTTATTTCAACGAAGTCGTGGGCCAGTTGATCTGGGGCGATTCCGAGTTCCGCGGAAAAGCAAAAACGGTCGAGAACCTGATCAACTCCGTCGATGATTCGGACAAAAAGGACAAGAAAAAGGACGCTGGGAAAGCGGCGCCGGAACCCCAACAGATCAGCAACCGATCCTATTTCAACAACATCGTCTCCCGGCAGGTGACAAAAATCATCAATATCCCCGTGATGAGCGACCACCAGAAATTCGGCCTCAATGGCTGCATTGCCACGCTCGCCATGGCCAGCGTGGACAACAACCGGCGCTTTTACTCGCCTTCCGAAACCAGCGGCCTGGCTCTGGCTGAAATCATGAACAACGACCTTTTGAAAAAGAAAACTGTTCTGCACATCGTGGATGGCCTGATTGCCCAGTTCGCGGGCGGACCCGATTTCATCCCGCATTATGCCGCATCCCCCGGCATCATCATGATCGGCAAGGACCCGGTCGCCCTCGACACCCTCTGCCTGGAACGCCTGGAAAAATGGCGCGCGGAGAAAAAAGTCGTACCCATTGGCAACGACGCCGTCCACCTCCGGCTTAGCGCCAAATACGGCCTAGGGACGACCAGCAAGGATTCGATGGAAATCATCCGGGTGCAATAA
- a CDS encoding ORF6N domain-containing protein, with translation MSKRLNEQMRRNQDRFPEDFAFQLSDKEWDALRSQYATPNKGRGGRRYRPFVFTEHGALMAANELNSPQAVTIFVLATTVFSC, from the coding sequence ATGTCCAAACGGCTCAATGAACAGATGCGCCGCAATCAGGATCGTTTTCCCGAAGATTTCGCATTTCAGCTTTCCGATAAAGAATGGGATGCTTTGAGGTCGCAATATGCGACCCCAAACAAGGGGCGTGGGGGACGGCGCTACCGGCCTTTCGTTTTCACCGAGCACGGGGCATTGATGGCTGCCAATGAACTCAACAGCCCACAGGCCGTCACAATTTTCGTGCTGGCCACGACCGTATTCTCTTGTTAA